AAGGGATTCGTACCGTAACACTCGTCCCCTGTCCGTATTCACTTTCCATGCTCATCCCGTATTCAGGTCCAAAATGCATTACGATTCTTGAGGCTGCATTGACCAGTCCAATACTTGTACCTGAACTCCACACCCGATCAGCCTGCCAGGTCAGACGCTCCAGTCTGGACTGCATCTCCGTTAATTTCTCAGCATCCATACCCACACCGTTATCACGAATTTGAATGGTTACCTCTTTAGGTTGACAGACGACCTCAATGCCCAACTTCCACTCGCCCTGTTTCTTCTCCAGACCATGCAAAAATGCATTCTCCACAATCGGTTGCAAAGACAACTTGGGAATATAACACGCCCGAAGTTCTCCGGTAATCTCCAGTGTATATTCAAGTTTGCCGCCAAAACGCTGCTTCTGAATGAGCATATAATGTTCCAACTGATCGAGTTCAGACTGCAGAGGCACAAGTCCATCCGGCGCTCGCACAATATAACGAAACATCTCGCTCAAGGCTCGAATGACCTTGTAACTGTCAGCAGGTTTTTGCGAATAGACCATGCCACCAATCATCTGCAACGTATTTTGCAGGAAATGCGGATGGATCTGGGATTGCAGTGCTTTGAGCTCCGCCGTCTGCTTCTCCAAATTCATCAGGTAGTTGTCCCGAATGTGTTCCCGGATACGGCTTGACATGCCATGCAGATTTTTCTCCAACAGACCAATCTCATCCACTCGGCCGCTTCGTACTACTTCTCTGTCCTTAATCAACTGAATACCCTTCATGGAATTGGCCAGTCGGACGATAGGCTTTGAGGTGCGCCAGGCCACGAGCGCAGCTATTCCCACAGAAATGACGGTTGCCAGGCCACCTACCACCAGTCCGTATTTCATCGTTTCCAAGGCACTCTCGTTAATGACATGGGCAGGTACAATCTTGATCACACGCAGTCCTGACGGTTCGATGGAATGATAGAATACGTATTCCTTGGCTGTACGGATGAAACCGGAACTTTCTTTGGCGCCTGCCAATCTCTCCAATGCTTCAACGGACGGCTGGATGTCTTGATTCGGCTGATAGACCGGGCTGCCCGCACTGTCGGCGATGTATACTGCATAATCCCCCCTGCTATCCAGCAGCTCCAGGGTCTGGTTGAACTCAGCCCACTTGACCTCCAGACTGATGGCGCCGATCTGTGCCTGATCTTCGAAGCGATTCATGCTGCGGGTCATGTGAAACTTTTGCGGATCGTCCGGATCATTGATAATCGTAAAATCTTTATGTTGTGCAAAAAGCTCATGATATCCTTCCGGGATTTCCGATACCGCTTTGATACGAGAATCCATGGAGTTGAAGGTGAACAAGGTGTCCAATTCCTTCAGATACAGCTCAACGCCAAATACATAATTGCCGGCAGAATAGTATACACTGTTCAGCATATTAAACATGGCCTTCTGTTCGTCGAATCGGCTGGCTGCCGGTGCTTCCTGGTTCAGCGCCAGATATTGATGCAGTTCGTCACTGATCTGAATGGAATAGATAATATTGTTCATGCGAGCGAACTGTTCACCCAGATAGATGGAGGCCCAGTTCATATTGGCGCGGTTGGTCTCCATAATCTCCTCTTCCATGGAAGAGCGGGTATTCTCGGCTGCCATAGCGGTCATGGCAATGACGGGCAGAACGGCCAGCAGCGTCATGGTAAGAATCAATTTATTACGAATGCTGCGTTTGAAAGGATCTGTCAGCTTCCGATAACATTCGGTAAACACAGCGCATCCACTCCTGAGCTAAAATAGACAAACGCCCCAGCATGGAAGCCGAGGGCGCTTTGGTCTTTATATTCGTTTGGAAATGTTAAAATATCACGTTATACAATAGAATGAATGGTTACACGAGATCACTACGTGGTCAGAACAACCCTCTGATCGCTGTTATCACCGGATTTTTTTGATTCCCTTTTCTAAGGGGAAAATCCGTTGATAAAGGCGAGGTCTATGCTTCCGATGCAGCTTTCTTTCAGAAAGCTTTTAGCTCCGCTTCCTCAGGTTTCTTCTGCCCTCTCCGTTAACGTGTACATGTTAAATTCAACTTATATACCTATATTTATTATTTCCTATTATTGTTCAATAATCCGTATGCTCCATGGCTCCAGTTCGATCTTCTCTCCCGCAGCAATCGGGGTTCCAGCCAGAAGTTCCGTCCCTTCCCCATAAGCATTCACGAAGGATGTGGCCTCATCTGCATAATTGAAATAGTAGCGAATCGTGTTCCCTTGATCGTTCACACCGGTCTTCACAATGATAGGAAAAGCCAACTCTTGATCAGCTCCCCATACACCCGCTTCCTTCATAACACGTTCCAATACCTTACGGATCACCGCAGAACTGGTATAACATCCGACATAGGTTGCTTTGCCTTTTCCATAGGCATTCTGGGTAATTGCCGCATATTCACCCCAATGTGCATGATCATACCAAGCGAGTACCTCAGCCGTTGTCGGTGTAATTAGTTCCATCCAGGTGTGAACCTGGTTTTGCTCCTCACCAACCTCGAATGGATCATCGCGCAGCGAGACATGTTTTGGCTCTACAAAAAGGTTATAGCTGATCCCGCATGCCTCACTGATCAGGCCGGGCTGGCGAGTAGAGCGTACCTTGATATGTTCATTCGCAAATCCGCTTTTGAACGAGTAGACGATATGTCCGCCATCCTGTACAAATTGATTTAATTTTTCCAGCAATGCATCCGAAGCAGCATACAGAGCAGGTACAACGAGCACATCATATTCCGCATAACTCTCAACCGATGGGTCGATGAGGTCACAGCCAATATTCATCTTGTACAATTCATCGTACATCCAGCGCACCACGTCATTGTAGTTCTTGTCACTGGTGAAGTTAAACCCAAACCATTTGATCGATGTCAGCGCCTCATTGCTGAACAGCACCGCCACCCGATTCGTTTTCTTCAGATTCACAAGCTTCGGACTGAGGCGGGCAAAATCCCTGCCAATCGTCTTCGCTTCGTTGTACACCGGATTCGGTTCAAAGTCATGACTGAGCAATCCTTTCCAGTACGTCTCAAACGAATTGTGCAACGAATGCCAGTGCCAGTAAGCGACCATATTCGCTCCTGATGCCAGATGACTAAATGCCTGCAAACGCAGCTGTCCCGGATAGGGAACCCAATGCCAGAACGCCTGCGCTTCGGTCTCCAGTACAAGATAGTTCGATTGTTTGGTGGAACGCGCCACATCCCCGCCGAATGAAATTTCAATGCCGGTCAGATCATCCTGGGAAGGATGGTAGATGTCCACACTGGTGATGTCAAAAGGTTTCGATGCGGCAAAATGGTCCACATCCCCTTGAATGCCGTAGGAATATCCACGCCAATCGAAGTCAAAATTCTGGGTAACAAACTGTCCTTCCTGTTTGTATTCATTCACGATCCCCACTTGCCAAGCCAAAAAGTTGGTTACCAGCTGTCGCTGGAACTTGGCAAATTCAGCGCCCAGACTGCCATTGATCGTTCCTACCACGGACGGGAAGTCCTCCCAGCTATTGATCCGATTGCTCCAGTAATCGAGGCCAAATTCCTTGTTCAACTCATCCAGGGAGCTGAACTTGTTCCGAATATATTTGACGAATTGCAATTGTACATTATCTCCGGCAGTATTGTAATGTTTCGTCTCGTTATCCGTCTGATAACCGATGACCGCTGGGTGTGTGCTTACCCTTGATATCAACTTGCGGATGATCCGCTCGGCATAGAATAGATAGGTTGGATGTGTAATATCCATGATCTGTCTTGCACCATATTTGCCAGGTCCCTGTGAGGTAGTAGCCAGCACGTCCGGATGTTCCTTGACCATCCACGTTGGAACAGCATACGTTGGTGTTCCAACGATGACCTGAATTCCCGCTTCATGCATGGCATCCAGCACACGGTCTACGGAAGAGAAGTCAAATACGCCATTCTGCGGTTCATGGGTGCTCCAGGTGGATTCTGCAATGCGGACCACATTGATCCCTGCATCCTTCATCATCTGAATGTCCTTGTCCAATCTTTCGTAAGGCATATATTCATCATAGTAGGCCACACCATATAATAATTTGTCCATGATTTAATCTCCTTTTTAGGTGGAAAAATATAATGATCTTGGCGTGTGCAAGAGTTGACATATTCCAAGCTATAATGGTAGCGTTTACATTATTATCGGTTGAAGAACTTGGATTGTTCAGTAACCTCTTCAAACGCTGAAATGTTCCATGGATTATCCATGCTCGCGTTAAACTGATTATAATGAAGTATACTAAGGGTGCCGATTGTATAAGGCGAGTTGTTTTTACCCTTTTCCGAGGTGAATGTTATGGATATTCGATCACAGCTCCGAGAAATGCCTCACCATACGCTGGCCCACTGGCTGCCTATTATCGACTCCAACATCAAATTCTATGGTGCGCACAGCCAACAAGTACCCTATGGTTGGGCGATGCCGGAGGAATCACATCCGGGTTTTGAGATTATGTTGATCATCCAAGGTACGCAGGAGAGTGTGATTCATGGTTATACCTATACCGTGGAGGAAGGTTCCATTCTTCTCATTCCTCCCGGGTTCAAACATACGAATCAATGTGTATCCACGGAAGGCATGACTTATTTTAGCGCTCACTTTAATGTGGATGATCCGGTCTTCACCCTGAAGCTGATGTCACAGCATAGCCAAATCTACGCAGCAGGTACGGCCGTTAATCGGAAGATGCGTGTTGTGCTGGAGAGTTGGATGGGCATGATTAATGTATCCGAAGCATACACGTCCACGGACAAAATGATCATGCAGGCCCGCATGTTTGAACTGTTCGCCCTGTTGTCCCAAGCCGCTGACAATGAACAGGAGTCCACAACTTCCGTTGCTGCTTCACATGCACCAGCTCCAACAGCCATGCATTATGCGGGAGCTATAGCGGAGGCAATCAAGCAGGCATTCCATGCCCAGCTTCGAACCAAGGAAAGCAGTGTATCCACGGTCAAAGTAGAGCAGATTATATCCTCGTTTGGCATCAGCCCGGGATATGGTCTACAGGTCTTTCGCAAGGTGTACGGGCGATCACCAAGAGCTTACCTGTCCAGCTTGAAGTTGCAGGAGGCCAAGGTACTGATCGAACAACCCGAGCTGTCGCTCGGGGAAATTGCGTGGAAGCTCGGCTACACCCATCTGTCTCATTTCAGCAGACAATTCAAACGTTGGACAGGCCAGAGCCCGCTTCAATACCGCAACCATCATGCAGATGAATCAGGTGATCTTGTATCCTACAGATCTGAATCAAGTGAAGAATCTTGATTGCGTATATGCTCATACTCTTCCGGAGTGTTCATATTACTCATTTGCATCGCTACTTGATGGACACCTGCTCTCTCAAGCTCTTCCACTTCGACATAGCGGCAACCGATCTCTTCAAGCCATCGCATGACTCGAAGATGATCCTGCATCAGACACTGCTCCAGATCAGGGAGCACTCGCTTGTGGTAAGCCCCTGCAAGAGGGTGGACATGTCCATCCACGCGTGGAACGATAGCAGAATATGAGTTATGCGATTCGACCAGTTTTTTTATTCCATCAAAGAAAGACGTTTGCAGGAGCGGCATATCGCAGGCGCATACCAGATTCGAGTCTGTATCGGAAGCTTCCAGCGCCGCGTGAAGACCGGCGAGTGGCCCCTTCCCCGGATAGTGATCCTGAACGCAGTCGTAGCCCATTGCACTGTAGGTCATCACATGGGGTCCGGCAGCCACGAGGATACGGGATACTGCGGGTCTCATGGCCTTTGTGACATGTTGCAGTACAGCAGAACCGTTCAGTTCCAGCATGGCCTTGTTGGTCCCCATGCGGCTGGATAAACCTCCTGCCAATATGATGCCTGTCCATTCCCTTGTGCTCATGATGGCTTGCTCCCTCCTGGTAATGATGTGAGCTTGTTATATCAACGGATCAACTTTTTCTATAGATTGAATCCCCTTTCAACAAATGATACATTGAACAATATGCATTTGAAAGGAATGGCTTAATTGGACAGACCTGTACCTTCAAGAGGCAATCCCTCATTGGTTTCTCTGAAACTATATAACTTTTTCATATATGGCGCCATCTCCATCTTTGCCGGGTTCCTGCAGCTATATCTGCAAGAGATTGGCATGACCAAACTGGAGATTGGTAGTCTGATGGCGATTGGACCCTTTGTGTCCTTGTTCGCCAACCCGTTCTGGGGTTTCTGGAGCGATAAATCCCGCAATATTCGCATCATCCTGATGATTATGATGGGAGGCACATTTGTACTCGCCCAGGGTGTATTCTATGCGCCCACTTATACATGGATCTATGTAGCCATGATTTTCTTTTATTTTTTTCAAAGTCCATTATTCGCCCAAACGAACAGCCTGATTCTCGGATATATCGATGGTACAACCCAAAAATTTGGGTCATTCCGGCTCTGGGGTTCACTCGGTTGGGCACTGACTGCCGTCGCAGCCGGACCGCTCATTGACCGTTTTGGTATCGGCAGTGTATCCATTATCTTTGCGTGCATGATTGCCACCGCCTTTGTATTATCCGTATTTCTACCCAGACAGCCTATTGCTTCGGATACACCCGTGGTTACTTTTCGGCGGTTTGGCAAAGTCATGTTCAATCCGTATTTCATGGCATTTATCGGCCTGGGTGTACTCGTATCGGTGCCTAATGCAATGAACAGTACATTTATGTCACTATATATTGTAGAAATGGGTGGCGACAAACAAATGGTCGGCTGGGCCATCTTCACCTCATCCATTCTCGAAGTCGGCGTATTCCTGCTGCTCGACCGTTTGCTCAAACGCAAAATGAGCATGCTTCTGGCCTCTCTCATCCTGATCAGTCTGCTGTTTGCACTGCGCTGGCAGCTCATGGCACTGGCTAACAACCCGCTGGAGATTGTATTCATTCAGCTGATGCATTCCATTACGTTCGGTGGATACTTCTATGTAGGCACACAATTGACCATGCTGTTCATTCCAAGACCCTATCGTTCCTCCGGTCAAGCGGTGTATACGATGGCCTGGGGCGGTCTCTCAGGGGTTATTGCCGGTCTGTT
The window above is part of the Paenibacillus sp. 1781tsa1 genome. Proteins encoded here:
- a CDS encoding helix-turn-helix domain-containing protein, yielding MDIRSQLREMPHHTLAHWLPIIDSNIKFYGAHSQQVPYGWAMPEESHPGFEIMLIIQGTQESVIHGYTYTVEEGSILLIPPGFKHTNQCVSTEGMTYFSAHFNVDDPVFTLKLMSQHSQIYAAGTAVNRKMRVVLESWMGMINVSEAYTSTDKMIMQARMFELFALLSQAADNEQESTTSVAASHAPAPTAMHYAGAIAEAIKQAFHAQLRTKESSVSTVKVEQIISSFGISPGYGLQVFRKVYGRSPRAYLSSLKLQEAKVLIEQPELSLGEIAWKLGYTHLSHFSRQFKRWTGQSPLQYRNHHADESGDLVSYRSESSEES
- a CDS encoding molybdenum cofactor guanylyltransferase; amino-acid sequence: MSTREWTGIILAGGLSSRMGTNKAMLELNGSAVLQHVTKAMRPAVSRILVAAGPHVMTYSAMGYDCVQDHYPGKGPLAGLHAALEASDTDSNLVCACDMPLLQTSFFDGIKKLVESHNSYSAIVPRVDGHVHPLAGAYHKRVLPDLEQCLMQDHLRVMRWLEEIGCRYVEVEELERAGVHQVAMQMSNMNTPEEYEHIRNQDSSLDSDL
- a CDS encoding MFS transporter, giving the protein MVSLKLYNFFIYGAISIFAGFLQLYLQEIGMTKLEIGSLMAIGPFVSLFANPFWGFWSDKSRNIRIILMIMMGGTFVLAQGVFYAPTYTWIYVAMIFFYFFQSPLFAQTNSLILGYIDGTTQKFGSFRLWGSLGWALTAVAAGPLIDRFGIGSVSIIFACMIATAFVLSVFLPRQPIASDTPVVTFRRFGKVMFNPYFMAFIGLGVLVSVPNAMNSTFMSLYIVEMGGDKQMVGWAIFTSSILEVGVFLLLDRLLKRKMSMLLASLILISLLFALRWQLMALANNPLEIVFIQLMHSITFGGYFYVGTQLTMLFIPRPYRSSGQAVYTMAWGGLSGVIAGLFGGWLFQSFGAEVMYSIGVFFSLIGAVGFGIMWLSNRRNGYQPVVLTEMGNMDEDR
- a CDS encoding sensor histidine kinase → MFTECYRKLTDPFKRSIRNKLILTMTLLAVLPVIAMTAMAAENTRSSMEEEIMETNRANMNWASIYLGEQFARMNNIIYSIQISDELHQYLALNQEAPAASRFDEQKAMFNMLNSVYYSAGNYVFGVELYLKELDTLFTFNSMDSRIKAVSEIPEGYHELFAQHKDFTIINDPDDPQKFHMTRSMNRFEDQAQIGAISLEVKWAEFNQTLELLDSRGDYAVYIADSAGSPVYQPNQDIQPSVEALERLAGAKESSGFIRTAKEYVFYHSIEPSGLRVIKIVPAHVINESALETMKYGLVVGGLATVISVGIAALVAWRTSKPIVRLANSMKGIQLIKDREVVRSGRVDEIGLLEKNLHGMSSRIREHIRDNYLMNLEKQTAELKALQSQIHPHFLQNTLQMIGGMVYSQKPADSYKVIRALSEMFRYIVRAPDGLVPLQSELDQLEHYMLIQKQRFGGKLEYTLEITGELRACYIPKLSLQPIVENAFLHGLEKKQGEWKLGIEVVCQPKEVTIQIRDNGVGMDAEKLTEMQSRLERLTWQADRVWSSGTSIGLVNAASRIVMHFGPEYGMSMESEYGQGTSVTVRIPCNTGGEAL
- a CDS encoding beta-galactosidase, producing MDKLLYGVAYYDEYMPYERLDKDIQMMKDAGINVVRIAESTWSTHEPQNGVFDFSSVDRVLDAMHEAGIQVIVGTPTYAVPTWMVKEHPDVLATTSQGPGKYGARQIMDITHPTYLFYAERIIRKLISRVSTHPAVIGYQTDNETKHYNTAGDNVQLQFVKYIRNKFSSLDELNKEFGLDYWSNRINSWEDFPSVVGTINGSLGAEFAKFQRQLVTNFLAWQVGIVNEYKQEGQFVTQNFDFDWRGYSYGIQGDVDHFAASKPFDITSVDIYHPSQDDLTGIEISFGGDVARSTKQSNYLVLETEAQAFWHWVPYPGQLRLQAFSHLASGANMVAYWHWHSLHNSFETYWKGLLSHDFEPNPVYNEAKTIGRDFARLSPKLVNLKKTNRVAVLFSNEALTSIKWFGFNFTSDKNYNDVVRWMYDELYKMNIGCDLIDPSVESYAEYDVLVVPALYAASDALLEKLNQFVQDGGHIVYSFKSGFANEHIKVRSTRQPGLISEACGISYNLFVEPKHVSLRDDPFEVGEEQNQVHTWMELITPTTAEVLAWYDHAHWGEYAAITQNAYGKGKATYVGCYTSSAVIRKVLERVMKEAGVWGADQELAFPIIVKTGVNDQGNTIRYYFNYADEATSFVNAYGEGTELLAGTPIAAGEKIELEPWSIRIIEQ